The Macrobrachium rosenbergii isolate ZJJX-2024 chromosome 22, ASM4041242v1, whole genome shotgun sequence DNA segment cctcataggtttaccaatagatcataacacattcatttgtaaacattgtttcttactgccagaatcaacaaaaacattaataaagatgttacctacggtaatatatgttaaatatatacattatatattataaaagtatgcaatcaaggggtaaaattcaataaataaaagggtTTCCTATGTAACAGCTCGaatctcgtgagcaactgaacaaagccatgttattattcttaaaagagaatgctagcatgagttacgaagtatcaactcaacgaagccttgttattatgcctaaagagaatggtagcaggaattgtcaaccaccaattgatcgaagccatgttgttatgcgtaaagagaatgttagcaggaattgccaactaccaactgaacgaagccttgttatccgtaaagctctcgagataatcaccaataggtggcagcacacgtactgtttatatctataaatgtggaatgcggcgatccgctgtagactacgataatgatattaacattttaatgaaaatatcgataataacaacgtagatattgattataatactagcagtagtaattgcggtgatggtaagtgtgataatgataaataattataataaactttgttttttaataggttattaggataacaccgaattttacgctaggctacaacatctacgtgacgtttcatgtataatttcggccaaaattcttaaattttgagcctacattatgtacataggacgcagggggattttttaggccatttttttttttttaaaaagtgcgtcttatacgctgtcaaatacggtatgtatttaattcaaacctataaataaacaaaagtaaataatacgtcatacgtgtagccgattggcaatgcaaatggcggataagaaaatgtaaacagaccagacagatggtttgaatgcctacaataaaaatgttaaatacagtaataaaagtaagtattaatcaaggagttcaagcatgataagatttcatatgctaaacgtaaaaataggtactatacatgcacattttttggataatataaaatgtatatgtagggtagtcatacttaggatatatgatggataatatacagtaggtacagaatacatgtacatatgtggttggtcgacttacggCGAGATCGACTTCCGACCactctgtcagaacctaatgtCGTCGTAAGTAAAATTTtacgactgtatatatatatatatatatatatatatatatatatatatatatatatacatatacctataaagctacaaatgtcgtttaatatctagttGAGTATTAAACGAATTTGTAGATtcgtgattgtatatgaatcacggtctgataaaaatttcatatatatatatatatatatatatatatatatatatatatatatatatatatatatatatatatatatatatatatatatatatatatatatatatatatatatatatatatatatatatatatatatatatatatatatatatgtatatatatatatatatatatatatatatatatatatatatatatatatatatatatatatatatatatatatatatatatatatatatatatatatatatatatatatatatatatagatatatatatatatatatatatatatatatatatatatatatatatgtatatatacatatatatatatatatatatatatatatatatatatatatatatatatatatatatatgtttatatatatatatatatatatatatatatatatatatatatatatatatatatatatatatatatatatatatatatatatatatatatatatatatgttaatatatatgtgtatatatatattatatatatatatacatatatatatattaatataagtgtACATAAGTAACGccttttgtttaagtggaacaaaattaaagccttttttattatcctttagtttttcgaacatgaatgtttTCCCACAGGTTAATAGGTTAATATAatgtattaacaaaattaatataatgcttattcggtttaataatgttcaatacaaatactaattgcaaactctgcagaaagacgcctactggattttttaGGAGAACGCaacaacgattcttgtagttcattggacttttctaagcttgttgcaacaactggcctacccgctctttgagcatcacttacacttcctgtggattcaaattttctaatcaagcttgtgatattttggctttgcacccttgggatgttaaattcagctgataacaatattgtggtttcagcaccatttttattgttttgatagtacaattgaattgcttttactctgttcctttgttaatctcatggttgtaaaaaatatctgaaaaaatgaagatttagcaaattaattaaagaaaatatacattataagatataaaattaaaaagggcgttacttatgctgcacctgtatatgtgtgtatatatattaatatatatatatatatatatatatatatatatatatatatatatatatacatatatatatatatatatatatatatatatatatatatatatatatatatatatatatatatatatatatatatatatatatatatacatactgtatatgtatatatatatatatatatatatatatatacatatatatatatacatactgtatatgtgtgtatatatatatatatatatatatatatatatatatatatatatatatatatatatatatatatatatatatatgtatatatatgtgtgtatatatatatatatattaatatatatatacacacatacagggtgcgcataagtaacgccctttttaattttatatcttgtaatgtatattttctttaattaatttgctaaatcttcatttttcagatattttatacaaccatgagattaacaaagaacagagagtaaaagcaattcaattgtactatcaaaacaataaaaatggtgctgaaaccgcaatattgttatcagctgaaattaacatcccaagggtgcaaagccgaaatatcacaagcttgattagaaaattttaatccacaggaagtgtaagtgatgctcaaagagcatatatatatatatatatatatatatatatatatatatatatatatatatatatatatatatatatatatgtatgtatgtatatatgtgtgtatatatatatatataagtgatatatatatatatatatatatatatatatatatatatatatatatatatatatatatatatatatatatatatatatatatatatatatatatatatatatatatatatatatacagtactttggaTGAGTAGCTGTTCATAAAGTTTCATATGCTATACAATATCAATAGCAATAAagaataacccagagagagaaagagaaaggcaagcaAACACACAGCAAATGCACACTTTAGTTAACCTTAACATGatgcatacatgtactgtatatacatacacatgctcaCATACACAGACTGAGATTCATGGCTGGGTAGTTTATACCAGTACATTATGTTATATCTTAATCAGTTCAAAATTTTTAGTTTGCTGGTATGTCAGTGAACGTAagcaaatttaaaatatttttaagataaatgaaatgaaaaaataacagtaatcaaTATGAAGTACTAGCCAAATTCACACTTCAGTGCATTGAGACAGTTGAATGTGCTCAGTGCACCAACCAAAAAAGAGCAATCAACTTGTAAGTGTTGCtaccttatttttatgttttcaaaattttgctaGTCAAAAATGGGGTGCAACTGTAAGGTTAGAGTGTCTTTGATACTGTATTGGAAAATATGTTAATTTCTTGTGTTTAACCTACAATTTTGTcttatgttttaattttgtttgcaaaCTTCAGCACTCATAAATTCCACTGAAGATGAGGGGAGTGAGGGGAGGAGAGAACTCTTGACTACCAAAGGAGTTTAATCTAAACACACAAACAGTCAATGAGAGAACGAAACTTTTGTAACTAAGACATGACACATTTCTATGATGTTTCTTTCGAaccaaaaattttatgaaagctCCCAAGCAGCTAAGGGCCCTTCCACCCCTCCCCAGTCTGCTCTCCCAGACCTACAACCCCCCTACCATGTGACTGCAAGGGTATCCACCCCATGGTATCCCATTCTCAGTGTACTAACTAGGAAGAGTGTTACCATCACATTTTTTTCTGCCGAATAGTGTTGCAGACCAATAAGAAggcattttgttcatttttttatattgagcagtgtactgtatactgtatatgttcatgtatatttTGTGGAGGCTGTGGTTGTATGCAGATGTGTATATTTGGCTAATCAAAGGAACactatgaatattattaaaagttaGTTTACTGAGACAGTTAGGTCACTTTGTGGGATTGATGGCTCACCCAAAGGATTTAAATGAGAGCTGAAATTTTATTCATGGAAAAGTCAAGCTGGATAGCTAAATGGGCAGAGACTAGAGGCattaatgaaaagcaaatgacAGAAAGCAAAGCAGCTGGATCCAAAGGGACATTACAAAAACCTTCAGTTCTGTCCCCTGTAGGTGgggagtgccatcagtgtacgTCATACAGTACGCTGCAGGCAttggttaaggttctttgcagaattccttcggcccctagctgcagccccttccattccttttactgtacctccattcatattctctctcttccgtcttgctatccaacttctcctaacagttattccctagtgcaattgtgaggttttcctcctgttacacctttaaaacctttcaactCGCAAtcttcctttcagtgctgaatgacttcataggtcccagtgcttggcctttggcctaaattctatcttccattccatttgGTTCTATCtgcatggttgtataaaatatctgaaaaagtgAAGATTTAGCAAATCTCCCCCCATGGTGTTTGTCTGTGTAATCTGTCCATCATGTATAagctaaaataaattttgtttgtgtttcttgAAGGGTTGTAACCATTATCAGACCCTTAGGGTATGTTTGGAATTGGGCAGCCATGCTTATAAGTGTACAGATATACTGCAACACCAGTCTTATGTACCCatgttctttttatattcagATCATGCAAATCCTTCTGGATGCTGGGGCTGACATCAACTGTCAAGACTGGATGGGGCGAACTCCATTGCACTGGGCTGCTAAGGAGGGTTCCATTGAAACGGTGCAGATGTTGTTAGATCACAAAGCCAACACTACTATCACTAATAAAGAAGGCCATCTTTACTCCAGTTTGGTAAGGTCCATCATAAGTTCAGTTTCTATATAGTAGGTAAATTCAGTTCAACATTCTTCACTAAATTTGTGTATTTAACCAAATATCTTTTAGGAACTGTGTAGACCATAATATTCTGTCATAAACTATTGTTAATCAATTTTGTGCAGGTGTAAAGATACGGAGAGAAAGGTAGCGGGAATTCTGCCAATGCTTCGCAGCATCAATATATAGACTAATTTGAATACATGAAGGAATTgttaagagtttcatacagtttGGTGCAGCAGATGGATGAGCACAAGAGGATGAAGTTTGCACCTTGAAATAAATAGACTAGAGGGTCTTTAGATTTTTTGGTTATGTTGTTAGTTTAAACATTTTCAATGGAGGGAGAAAGACTGACCTAGATCATGCTAAATTGATGGAATGGCAGACTTTCAGAACAGGAGTGCTTAATTGTCAGATGCCTGGCAGTGATTGGAAGGAAGAAGTGATTGTTGCTGtaatgtatataggctatacaggTATTAACAAGCAATTTGCTGCAACTTTTTTAAGTGTATGAAGTACCTGTGGCTTTTGTAAAGAGACTCAGTACTTTTAGATTGAAAATAGTGGGGACTTATGTCTTTTAAGTCACTCCCTCTCATACATGGATatgattagtatttttatttactgaactgCATTTGTTACCAAATGAGTAACTTACTCTGGCTGAAAGGATCCCTccctttgtttattaatttactatttatatatattccaagaaGGAAGCCAATACCTAACAACCAAGTCATAACATAACCAGTTATGGCTCATGTTTCTTTTCAGTTACTGAagcatttatattttgctgttcgGCACAATGATGCTGACAAAGTAGTGAGATTGGTCATGGCTGGTGCAGACCAGTTTGCAGAGGTTGAAGGAACAGGTGTCAACCCCAGGGAAGAAGCCAAAAGACGTGGTTTTTATGACATCCTTCGACAGATGGCAGCTTTAGTTGAGAAAAAACCTAAACACGAAGAAGATAAAACAGTGGTACTTGAAGATATTTATAAGCTGTTTGAAGTAAGTAAAGTTAGAAAGTGGCAACCTGTTTGTATAGTCAAAAAACTCTTTTAGTATTTTGAactgataaaagaaatgaaaatattcgtCCTGTCCTTCTTAtactatattttgaaaaaaaatataatgaatatcagAAAAAATGACATTCCCATTGTTTCTTCTTATTTGTCACCCCTCCTCTTTATGTTATCCTTCAAATCTCCATTTTGTCCATTTAATCCAATAATGTCTTTGTGAATAATTTTGCTTACTAgcatcatctttatttttgcaatgttCAGTCACTTAGGGTAAGTGTTGCTTCCTAGATTTTACTTAAAacttatgtaaattttttatttgttagcttTACCTGATGATCACTTTTGTAACcttcacaagaattttttaagtcGTTTGTTTGGCCTTGCTTAACCATCAGGGCTTTAAAACTCCCAGTCAGACTTACAAGGCGCCATTAGAGGCCGCAACACCAGACAAGACTCTCAGTGTAGGACTAGCCCGTCTTGTCTTGTTTACCTCTTTCTGAGGCTTTAGATTCTGAATGCATGTATACTAATTTAGGATGCAATTATCACTGAGGATGGGGACTTCACTACTTCTGAGGAGGATCTACGGGAGtctgaagaagaaggggaagaagaagaagaagacgaagaagatcgAAATGAGTCAGAGGAGGACGACTACGCTGAAGAACCGGACGCCTACTGGAAAATGTCAAATGCTTATGAAGTTCTTTCTGTTAAAGAGGCATTTGGAGAAGAGGATTGTGCTTGGCTGAAGGAGTTTGAAGAGAAACCAAAAGTGATCTCGGCAAAGGAACTTCTTGAAGAGGAGCAAGCTGCATTCTGGGACACATGGCAAGAAAAGCAGAAAGTAATATCAGCCAAAGAGTTCTTCAAGGAAGAAAGTAACTGGTGGGaaaatgaggatgaggaggatgatAAAAATTCCAGTGAAGAGAAGAATGAAACTTCATCATCTGACTTTAATAGGGATGATGAATGCTGGTGGAGAGATGCTCAAGAAAATTTGGATAAGCCTAAGGCTGTACCAGCAAAAGAATACTTTAAAGAGGAAGAACCTTGGTGGGTAAGTGGAAAAGAGaacaaggaggaggatgaggaagaagaagaggatgaagaaggttctcccaaagaatattacacACATGATGCACCATGGTGGAAATCTGAGTGTCAGAACTCAAAGACAGTATCAGCTAAGGAATTCTTTAGAGATGACAAGCCTTGGTGGCAACAAGATAAAGTTTTGGCCAAAGACTTTTTTGAAGAGGAAAAACCTTGGTGGCAAGAGGACAGCAAGGAGAAGATTGTTTCAGCAAAGGATTACTTCAAAGAAGAGGTGCCATGGtggcaaaaagaaaatgaaaaggtgatTTCTGCTAAggaatttttcaaagatgatgaGCTTCCTTGGTGGTACACAGAAGAAATGCAGCCAGACAAACCAGagggattaaaaaaaagtttggctACTGTTCGATATTATGAGAGATATTTAATCAACAAGCAAATGTGCGAAGAAAAGGGTGAATGTATTGAGTTTGAGTCTGAGTTGTCTGGTGATGAAATAGAGGAATCTACTCGAACGGATGACTATGAAGATGCTACAGATAGCCTTATTAGCAATAGTAGTACTATGTACAGTGCGAGTGAAGGGGATAGACCCTTGACTAACATTGTATCAGATCACATTCCATGGCAGAGAAGTGATAAAGAGGGgggcataagaaaaaatataccaaagGCAGATGACTTTTTCCAAGAAAAGCATTGGCTGGATGATGCCAGTGAAACCAGTGAGCCCACAGAAATGTTGGACATGGACATGAGTGAGATGAGTGAAATTGTCACAGCATCTGAATTTTCCCAGTCTGGATCATGGAATCAAGATAGTGATGCtaaagacagagaagaaaatgaaacagatgaaGAGGAGGGTGAAAGtctagaagaggaggaaggagaggatgaagaggaagaggaatgtgaagaagaggaagaagaagaagaagaagaaggaggagaagaagaagaagaagaggaggaggaggaagagagagaatctggagAGGAAGTCTGTGAAGAGGTGAGTAGTGGTGAAAGTGAGGCTCTTAGAAGTGAAGATGAAATTGATGACATATCTGAAGAGGAACCTGGATCAAAATCATCATTTGAATGTATAGAGGCAGTATTGCATGGAGATAGGATGGGAGAAAGTCAACCTTCAAAAACTTCAGAAATACTGACAAAAGAATGTCTCTCACAACAGGGAAACATACCGTCAATTGTTCTAGATGGTAAGGAGCTAGATAAAGAAACTCTTGATAAAAAGAGTGCAGGCATAACAGAAGAGTTCCACTCAGATCTTATTATTCCAAAAGTGGTGAGTAACTCATATGAATCATTAGAGAAAAGAACCCCTAACATAGATATAGAAGTAACTAACCATGATTTTCTTACAGGTCCTAATCATTATTCCAGTAGTGTTCATAACACAGAaggaaatctacaaaaatcagATTCTCAGACAAGTGGTTATGATTCTAGCTTATCATTCTCAGATAGTAAGATCAGAGATTTACCAAATGATTCTGGAAATGAACACCTGTGTGTTGATGAAAATGCTGAGGACACTGATTTGTCAGATACAATGAATCTTGTAAGTTCAGAAACTACGGAAAGTATAGAGGAATCCATTTGCTTTGGTGAAGATGAATGTGAAGATGTTAAGAACTCTGTGAATGATATTCAGTTGGCTGTAAAGGAATTGAAAGAAACAGGCCAACAACTAACTGAAAAGGATGTCATCAGCCAAGATAATGTTGCATCTGTTGCCAAAGATCAAAGGCTAACAGAAATGGAAGATAATAAGGTTTTCATTCATATGGCATGGGACAAAGGTGACAATGTTAATCCATGCCAAACAAACCTTTCAGAAGAACCAGAATCTCAGAATATAGAAAATGCAAGCATTCTTAAAACAAGTCATCTTTCAGATGAACCACCAGTAACTGCAGATGACAATATTACCTCTGAAGATATACAGGATAATGGTAAAAGCACAGgcatggatgaagaagaagtaCAAACTTATGCTTCTGTTGTCAAAAGAAATTTGGAAAGAAGAGCCATTAATAAGATGGATGATTGTCTTGCTAAGTTTGATGCTAGTCTTGCTTCAGTAGGTGCTAAGTTAACAAAAGAGAGTTCAGAGAGAAACTCAAACAGTAGTAATCAGGAAAGAATGGGTGACTGGAAGGAACAAACATATGCTGCAATTGTAAAACgaggaaaaaattcacaaaatatagATAGTAAAAGTATATTACAAGAGTCTCCTGGGAACATCATGTCTTTTAGTgaacaaaaagcaaaagaagaaagggaaactaACCAGCTTTTCAAAGTGCATGTCCATGTTCCAGAAAAGGAATCAGAATTTCTTGACTTGAGAACTGAAAAGCGTTGTTTCTCTGACATGGCTGAAGAAATCATTCGTACTAAAAATAATGATGCTGAAGGAGATCCTTGGCAGTTTAGAAAATATGTTACCAATTTGTCAAAGGAACACAATTTAGAGGTAAATGATGACATATCTAGCCCTGAAAAAGAGTCATATACCAAAATGGCAAAAGACAGTGGAAAaagtaatgaaagtgaaaatgatttgaGAAAATGGAGTGACACTAGAACACATATAAATGACAAAAGTGTAAGtgaaattgatatgaaaaaaGAAGTAGAGAATGAAAATACACTCAAAAATAGTGAAAATGTTGCTGAATTGggtaaagaaaaggaaactgaTCCATTGTTGGATGATGAGAACATACAGCAAGAAACTCCCAATGATAGTGAGGAAATCAGTGGTAAAGCACATTTTAGTGAGAACAGGGAGTTATCGCGGGAAAGCTCTTTAGAGAGGGTTCCTACAAGTGAAAGAGGCGAATCTCcaaatattcatatggaaaagaGTCTTTGGCGGTGCAGTACATATGATCCCATGAGCCTTAGCGAATATGACAATATAGCCTTTATGGTTAAAAAAGACTCTAATTCTCCAGCTAGTTGggggaacaagaaaaagagaaaagaatgtgAGTGTAACACCAATTCACTTAACCAAGACTTTATCAGTCACAATGATTCTAAAAATAATGTTCAACAAAATTTAACCTCCACACATAGTAAAGATACTGAAGACCAATATGATAATACAACTGAAACCAGAAACACTGGATTATCAACAGAATACATAAATACTGGATTattgccagaaaacacaaatattGAACTACCCTCAGAAAAAGATATTGAATTATCAACAGAAAACTTGAATATTGGAATATCAAGTGGAAGAAGAGAGAACGATACTAAAGAACATGCAGTAATGACAGAAGAAGCAGATGTAAAAAAGTGTTCCCAGTCCTTGAACAAAATAGACGATGTTCTCGAGCATCATGATGTACCTGGAGCTCCATGTGTGCTGCTATTGAGAGAGGACAAAATTCTAGGAGCTGAGGCTTGCACTAACCTTAGTGAGACTAGTTGTAACCAGGACCCATCAGTAGCCATTCATCGGAATAAGGAGTCTAGTTTGCTGTGTCacaaagtgaaatataattttgatgaaaatactAGTGCAGACACAATACAAACATCTCCTCATGCTCTGTACCAGCCCACTAACCCCACTTTGTATGATCCAGATAAGAAAGAGACCAGTAAAGTAGAGGCAGCTGTCAATAAAAAGCCTGATGAGCCGAGGCTCCAACCCGTTCCAAGTAAACGGAGCAAGGAGGTCAACAAGAAggataaagagaaacagaaacaaaaagaggTAAGCACGGGCTGGAGCAACATGTTCTCAATTACATCTGCCATTGTGCTTCTGCaaaatttagcatttatttattttattttgatacctCTCATGAAACTAATAGCTTCACTGATGTAGTATGTAGATCATATGCTTATACTCTGGAggaggaaaactaaagaaaatttgttttccGAAGAATGGAATTTAAGAAAAGTGGAAGTCACTTACTTTGAATATACTGTTATATACATTTAGCTTCCTCATCACTGCCTTGTATGATTATCCTTCCTGATCAGAGACAAAATTTTAGTGCCTTCTATGTTCTTCTAATAGTTTACTAATGATGCGATATTGATACAAGTGAGTTGATGAGGAGCATGAATTCTGTCAGGGGGCTGGAATATGATACGGGTGTCTAATGTTTCTTACAGTTGGCTGTGGCGACTGGCAAGGTAGATCCTGTCCGAAAGTCCTCCTCTTGCAGTGTGAGCTGAAGCTGTGTAACTGTAAATAACGTTAAATTTTTGTACTAAAGCTTCGTTTATTTACAGAAAGCTTTGTAGCAACCTAATCAACTGATCAAATTGAAAGCCAATCAAATGGCAGAATTTCTGTTGAATTTGTTACATGATTAGCTTTGGTGTTGTTGGTTGACTGAATTGATTCAGAAGTCAACATTAATTCTCTAATGAGTTtaagatcttttattttattttcttattattattatggtaagcACTGTACATGCAGCTTACACATATTTTATTCTCACTGCCATGGAACAAACTAAGATTTGTTTTAAAACTTGCTTGTCTGTAACTATGATTATGTGAGCCAATATGAATCTCAcactcataatttttattttacaaagtcaTATGCAAAGTATAGGTGCATGGACGCATGATTATCTTAATTTGTAAGTTATTAAGTTGAGAaagtagtaaatgaaaatattgtctCAAAAAGGAATCAGACTTTCTTTAGTAAAATACTTCATCAAAGTTTAAAAATTTAGTTAACTCAAAAGTACTTAAAATGGTGTAAAGTATAAGATTATGTAAAGATAATCAGTCTTCAGTGTATTGTTCCTTTAGGAACAATGACATTCAGCATTCATTCATGCAGGAAAAGCAAGGAGAAGGCAAATGATTACTCTAGTTCGAGAACGTATCTTCCATTCCATCATCAGAGTGTGCATAACCTTTCCTGTATAAACGGCATCGTGAAGACAACCCTCGGTCCTTTTGTTGGACCTTTACCTCGACCCATTGCCAGATTTACATACCTGCAAATGACATCCACGTAATGGACCATAAATCAtagaatcattttttatttcaaagtgtcATGGTTAGTGCTTGATACTTGACCCTAAGCTTGATTTTGCAGTGCAGTTATTTAAATTCAATAAGT contains these protein-coding regions:
- the LOC136850635 gene encoding uncharacterized protein isoform X5, with translation MTVDITDIVRMIRSGDKMGIQIYLRKGGDPNARNQMCWTLLHLASFEGQAEIAEVLIDAGASVNSCTTDMSTPLHRGCAQGNRKAVELLVKKGAYINAQDKNGNTPLHEAARGFHTSVVKVLIENKADKTRLNKKKQSFLNLIGQQLMPSVESGDSEVLQQWLEWGASPDTKGNLHWSILHHACARGQLNIASLLIERGADVNIEDSNKTTPLHSACFHGHSRIASLLIDSNANVNAQDQRGNTPLHSAVLGGHAELVNLLLERNCDTTIANKEGQYFTHLVNEFLVTAVDSSKVAQVVSLLKGRAAPNTRDPYGYTVLCQAAFKGDMLVAEALLDAGADPNLVDEAHGKTPLHYASAWGHLFIVKALLDKGASVNIKDNVGATPLHEAAREGFEDVMIVLIGRGCNINETDNEGNTPLHVAGKWGQAAAVELLLEKCAKDNIRNKNNLLYSDLALIRAVRTADKDHVMSGMAWGGDPNSRDKRGWTLLHHAVYKGVEEICELLLENGANINAVDNHDRTPLLLAAYRGNKQIMQILLDAGADINCQDWMGRTPLHWAAKEGSIETVQMLLDHKANTTITNKEGHLYSSLLLKHLYFAVRHNDADKVVRLVMAGADQFAEVEGTGVNPREEAKRRGFYDILRQMAALVEKKPKHEEDKTVVLEDIYKLFEHHLYFCNVQSLRDAIITEDGDFTTSEEDLRESEEEGEEEEEDEEDRNESEEDDYAEEPDAYWKMSNAYEVLSVKEAFGEEDCAWLKEFEEKPKVISAKELLEEEQAAFWDTWQEKQKVISAKEFFKEESNWWENEDEEDDKNSSEEKNETSSSDFNRDDECWWRDAQENLDKPKAVPAKEYFKEEEPWWVSGKENKEEDEEEEEDEEGSPKEYYTHDAPWWKSECQNSKTVSAKEFFRDDKPWWQQDKVLAKDFFEEEKPWWQEDSKEKIVSAKDYFKEEVPWWQKENEKVISAKEFFKDDELPWWYTEEMQPDKPEGLKKSLATVRYYERYLINKQMCEEKGECIEFESELSGDEIEESTRTDDYEDATDSLISNSSTMYSASEGDRPLTNIVSDHIPWQRSDKEGGIRKNIPKADDFFQEKHWLDDASETSEPTEMLDMDMSEMSEIVTASEFSQSGSWNQDSDAKDREENETDEEEGESLEEEEGEDEEEEECEEEEEEEEEEGGEEEEEEEEEEERESGEEVCEEVSSGESEALRSEDEIDDISEEEPGSKSSFECIEAVLHGDRMGESQPSKTSEILTKECLSQQGNIPSIVLDGKELDKETLDKKSAGITEEFHSDLIIPKVVSNSYESLEKRTPNIDIEVTNHDFLTGPNHYSSSVHNTEGNLQKSDSQTSGYDSSLSFSDSKIRDLPNDSGNEHLCVDENAEDTDLSDTMNLVSSETTESIEESICFGEDECEDVKNSVNDIQLAVKELKETGQQLTEKDVISQDNVASVAKDQRLTEMEDNKVFIHMAWDKGDNVNPCQTNLSEEPESQNIENASILKTSHLSDEPPVTADDNITSEDIQDNGKSTGMDEEEVQTYASVVKRNLERRAINKMDDCLAKFDASLASVGAKLTKESSERNSNSSNQERMGDWKEQTYAAIVKRGKNSQNIDSKSILQESPGNIMSFSEQKAKEERETNQLFKVHVHVPEKESEFLDLRTEKRCFSDMAEEIIRTKNNDAEGDPWQFRKYVTNLSKEHNLEVNDDISSPEKESYTKMAKDSGKSNESENDLRKWSDTRTHINDKSVSEIDMKKEVENENTLKNSENVAELGKEKETDPLLDDENIQQETPNDSEEISGKAHFSENRELSRESSLERVPTSERGESPNIHMEKSLWRCSTYDPMSLSEYDNIAFMVKKDSNSPASWGNKKKRKECECNTNSLNQDFISHNDSKNNVQQNLTSTHSKDTEDQYDNTTETRNTGLSTEYINTGLLPENTNIELPSEKDIELSTENLNIGISSGRRENDTKEHAVMTEEADVKKCSQSLNKIDDVLEHHDVPGAPCVLLLREDKILGAEACTNLSETSCNQDPSVAIHRNKESSLLCHKVKYNFDENTSADTIQTSPHALYQPTNPTLYDPDKKETSKVEAAVNKKPDEPRLQPVPSKRSKEVNKKDKEKQKQKELAVATGKVDPVRKSSSCSVS